Proteins from a single region of Pseudorasbora parva isolate DD20220531a chromosome 22, ASM2467924v1, whole genome shotgun sequence:
- the LOC137058473 gene encoding zinc finger protein OZF-like → MIKMGLVSIHSFLVKRMTAVAEEIFDAVKDNMIEYEQEIERLKQENCCLRSTLTHSRNGICAEARHDNQRDGGLQGPLGSELSEIQVKMEVATVMSHEHLRQASTNTSPLSEGFKWEEPSHCLSLLPNVLSKNEYSGCTDTQSSITVKSELCENQADHSYSSAVQSASDCLVELPAPEQDLSSLQIYIETSNEISPKAIQSHQNTLICKICRKIFSTKGRLQRHALMHQNETPFCCGSCGSRFKSKFHLKEHERLHAERRAEDRFEEPVDSQLSHVEIILQPDSVNVDTNPRHSTKLSLSDQGPGKYPFYCKICDRPFKRLKSMKNHMLLHQGDRNYPCKFCGRRFYKSWHLAEHLRIHTGEKPFKCNKCGKGFVQWNQARSHIIKHHEGDMSLLSKEKA, encoded by the exons ATGATCAAAATGGGACTTGTGTCTATTCATTCGTTTTTGGTGAAACGCATGACAGCAGTAGCCGAAGAAATATTTGACGCTGTCAAAGACAATATGATTGAATATGAGCAAGAGATAGAGCGTCTAAAGCAGGAGAACTGTTGTCTCAGGAGCACACTGACTCACAGCCGAAACGGCATCTGTGCAGAAGCACGCCATG ATAATCAGAGAGATGGAGGTCTGCAAGGTCCGTTGGGTTCAGAACTCTCAGAAATACAAGTAAAGATGGAGGTTGCCACTGTGATGTCCCATGAGCATTTGAGACAAGCTTCTACCAATACTTCTCCGCTTTCTGAAGGTTTTAAATGGGAGGAACCCTCTCACTGCCTCTCCCTTCTGCCAAACGTGCTGTCTAAGAATGAATATAGTGGTTGTACAGATACACAATCGTCAATCACAGTTAAGTCAGAACTGTGTGAAAATCAGGCTGATCATTCATACTCATCTGCAGTGCAGTCTGCCAGTGATTGTCTTGTTGAACTTCCAGCACCTGAACAAGACCTGTCATCCCTTCAAATTTACATTGAAACTTCTAATGAGATTTCACCAAAGGCAATTCAAAGTCACCAAAACACATTAATATGCAAGATTTGCAGAAAAATTTTCAGCACCAAAGGACGTTTGCAGAGACACGCTTTAATGCACCAGAACGAGACTCCTTTCTGCTGCGGTTCATGTGGAAGTCGTTTCAAATCGAAATTCCACTTGAAAGAGCACGAGAGACTCCATGCAG AAAGACGAGCAGAGGATCGGTTTGAAGAACCAGTGGACTCACAGCTCTCCCATGTGGAAATAATTCTGCAGCCAGACAGTGTAAATGTGGACACAAACCCACGGCACTCTACTAAATTAAGTCTTTCTGATCAGGGCCCCGGGAAATATCCTTTCTATTGTAAGATATGTGATAGGCCATTCAAACGTCTAAAGAGCATGAAAAACCACATGCTTTTACATCAAGGTGATCGAAACTACCCCTGTAAGTTTTGTGGCAGAAGATTCTATAAGAGCTGGCATCTTGCAGAACATTTAAGAATTCACACCGGTGAAAAACCATTTAAGTGCAATAAATGTGGAAAGGGATTTGTTCAGTGGAATCAGGCAAGATCACATATAATCAAACACCATGAAGGAGATATGTCACTGTTATCAAAAGAAAAAGCCTAA
- the zgc:173548 gene encoding zinc finger protein OZF isoform X1, whose translation MMGLEYIYSFMIKRMMTVADEIFDSLKDSIIEYEQEIERLKQENCSLRSRTCSGAETCHDTQRDGGLQGPTTSELSEIQVKVEVATVMSHAPLNQTSSIISPLSEAVTGQEPHQCLSLLPEIRLKKEDSGGTDTQSSVTVKSELCDNQASESNSSAVQSGSVCHVELKLAEQEPSSLDIETFEEVLQKTRRKHQNALCKICSKSFRNNGNLRKHMLVHQNERPFCCSSCQSRFKTKSSLKEHERLHTEGRAEDQSVEPLDLQLSHMEIILQPDSVNVDPQHSTKLSLSDQGPGKFHSYIHLPQSDRKHPCSFCGRRFYKKCHLIEHLRIHTGKKPFGCNTCGKWFVQWNQVKRHIIRHHEGDMSQISKKNV comes from the exons ATGATGGGATTagaatacatttattcatttatgatAAAGCGCATGATGACTGTCGCCGATGAAATATTCGACTCTTTAAAAGACAGTATTATTGAATATGAGCAGGAGATAGAGCGTCTAAAGCAGGAGAACTGTTCTCTGAGGAGCCGAACCTGTAGCGGTGCAGAAACATGCCATG ATACTCAAAGAGATGGAGGTCTGCAAGGTCCGACAACTTCAGAACTGTCAGAAATACAAGTAAAAGTGGAGGTTGCCACTGTGATGTCCCATGCGCCTTTGAATCAAACTTCTTCCATTATTTCTCCTCTGTCTGAAGCGGTCACAGGGCAGGAGCCCCATCAGTGCCTCTCACTTCTGCCAGAGATAAGGCTGAAGAAGGAAGATAGTGGTGGTACAGATACACAGTCATCAGTCACAGTTAAGTCAGAGCTGTGTGATAATCAGGCCAGTGAATCGAACTCATCTGCAGTGCAGTCTGGCAGCGTTTGTCATGTTGAACTTAAACTAGCTGAACAAGAACCGTCATCTCTTGACATTGAAACTTTTGAAGAGGTGTTACAAAAAACAAGGCGAAAACACCAGAATGCATTATGCAAGATTTGCAGCAAGTCTTTCAGGAACAATGGAAACTTGCGGAAACACATGTTAGTACATCAAAATGAGAGACCTTTCTGCTGTAGTTCATGTCAGAGTCGTTTTAAAACGAAATCCAGCTTGAAAGAACATGAGAGACTTCATACAG AAGGACGAGCAGAAGATCAGTCAGTAGAACCTCTGGACTTACAGCTCTCTCACATGGAAATAATTCTACAACCAGACAGTGTAAATGTGGACCCACAGCACTCTACTAAATTAAGTCTTTCTGATCAGGGCCCCGGAAAATTTCACAGCTACATACATTTGCCACAAAGTGATCGAAAACACCCCTGTTCGTTTTGTGGTAGAAGATTCTATAAGAAATGTCATCTCATAGAGCATTTAAGAATTCACACTGGCAAAAAACCATTTGGGTGCAATACATGTGGAAAGTGGTTTGTGCAGTGGAACCAGGTAAAGAGACATATCATTAGGCACCATGAAGGAGATATGTCACAGATATCAAAGAAAAATGTGTAA
- the zgc:173548 gene encoding zinc finger protein OZF isoform X2: protein MMGLEYIYSFMIKRMMTVADEIFDSLKDSIIEYEQEIERLKQENCSLRSRTCSGAETCHDTQRDGGLQAVTGQEPHQCLSLLPEIRLKKEDSGGTDTQSSVTVKSELCDNQASESNSSAVQSGSVCHVELKLAEQEPSSLDIETFEEVLQKTRRKHQNALCKICSKSFRNNGNLRKHMLVHQNERPFCCSSCQSRFKTKSSLKEHERLHTEGRAEDQSVEPLDLQLSHMEIILQPDSVNVDPQHSTKLSLSDQGPGKFHSYIHLPQSDRKHPCSFCGRRFYKKCHLIEHLRIHTGKKPFGCNTCGKWFVQWNQVKRHIIRHHEGDMSQISKKNV from the exons ATGATGGGATTagaatacatttattcatttatgatAAAGCGCATGATGACTGTCGCCGATGAAATATTCGACTCTTTAAAAGACAGTATTATTGAATATGAGCAGGAGATAGAGCGTCTAAAGCAGGAGAACTGTTCTCTGAGGAGCCGAACCTGTAGCGGTGCAGAAACATGCCATG ATACTCAAAGAGATGGAGGTCTGCAAG CGGTCACAGGGCAGGAGCCCCATCAGTGCCTCTCACTTCTGCCAGAGATAAGGCTGAAGAAGGAAGATAGTGGTGGTACAGATACACAGTCATCAGTCACAGTTAAGTCAGAGCTGTGTGATAATCAGGCCAGTGAATCGAACTCATCTGCAGTGCAGTCTGGCAGCGTTTGTCATGTTGAACTTAAACTAGCTGAACAAGAACCGTCATCTCTTGACATTGAAACTTTTGAAGAGGTGTTACAAAAAACAAGGCGAAAACACCAGAATGCATTATGCAAGATTTGCAGCAAGTCTTTCAGGAACAATGGAAACTTGCGGAAACACATGTTAGTACATCAAAATGAGAGACCTTTCTGCTGTAGTTCATGTCAGAGTCGTTTTAAAACGAAATCCAGCTTGAAAGAACATGAGAGACTTCATACAG AAGGACGAGCAGAAGATCAGTCAGTAGAACCTCTGGACTTACAGCTCTCTCACATGGAAATAATTCTACAACCAGACAGTGTAAATGTGGACCCACAGCACTCTACTAAATTAAGTCTTTCTGATCAGGGCCCCGGAAAATTTCACAGCTACATACATTTGCCACAAAGTGATCGAAAACACCCCTGTTCGTTTTGTGGTAGAAGATTCTATAAGAAATGTCATCTCATAGAGCATTTAAGAATTCACACTGGCAAAAAACCATTTGGGTGCAATACATGTGGAAAGTGGTTTGTGCAGTGGAACCAGGTAAAGAGACATATCATTAGGCACCATGAAGGAGATATGTCACAGATATCAAAGAAAAATGTGTAA
- the zgc:173548 gene encoding uncharacterized protein zgc:173548 isoform X4: protein MMGLEYIYSFMIKRMMTVADEIFDSLKDSIIEYEQEIERLKQENCSLRSRTCSGAETCHDTQRDGGLQAVTGQEPHQCLSLLPEIRLKKEDSGGTDTQSSVTDEQKISQ, encoded by the exons ATGATGGGATTagaatacatttattcatttatgatAAAGCGCATGATGACTGTCGCCGATGAAATATTCGACTCTTTAAAAGACAGTATTATTGAATATGAGCAGGAGATAGAGCGTCTAAAGCAGGAGAACTGTTCTCTGAGGAGCCGAACCTGTAGCGGTGCAGAAACATGCCATG ATACTCAAAGAGATGGAGGTCTGCAAG CGGTCACAGGGCAGGAGCCCCATCAGTGCCTCTCACTTCTGCCAGAGATAAGGCTGAAGAAGGAAGATAGTGGTGGTACAGATACACAGTCATCAGTCACA GACGAGCAGAAGATCAGTCAGTAG
- the zgc:173548 gene encoding zinc finger protein 200 isoform X3 — MMGLEYIYSFMIKRMMTVADEIFDSLKDSIIEYEQEIERLKQENCSLRSRTCSGAETCHDTQRDGGLQGPTTSELSEIQVKVEVATVMSHAPLNQTSSIISPLSEAVTGQEPHQCLSLLPEIRLKKEDSGGTDTQSSVTVKSELCDNQASESNSSAVQSGSVCHVELKLAEQEPSSLDIETFEEVLQKTRRKHQNALCKICSKSFRNNGNLRKHMLVHQNERPFCCSSCQSRFKTKSSLKEHERLHTGDYRYSCPRCGRGFSRSNHVRKHLKAAYCDKP; from the exons ATGATGGGATTagaatacatttattcatttatgatAAAGCGCATGATGACTGTCGCCGATGAAATATTCGACTCTTTAAAAGACAGTATTATTGAATATGAGCAGGAGATAGAGCGTCTAAAGCAGGAGAACTGTTCTCTGAGGAGCCGAACCTGTAGCGGTGCAGAAACATGCCATG ATACTCAAAGAGATGGAGGTCTGCAAGGTCCGACAACTTCAGAACTGTCAGAAATACAAGTAAAAGTGGAGGTTGCCACTGTGATGTCCCATGCGCCTTTGAATCAAACTTCTTCCATTATTTCTCCTCTGTCTGAAGCGGTCACAGGGCAGGAGCCCCATCAGTGCCTCTCACTTCTGCCAGAGATAAGGCTGAAGAAGGAAGATAGTGGTGGTACAGATACACAGTCATCAGTCACAGTTAAGTCAGAGCTGTGTGATAATCAGGCCAGTGAATCGAACTCATCTGCAGTGCAGTCTGGCAGCGTTTGTCATGTTGAACTTAAACTAGCTGAACAAGAACCGTCATCTCTTGACATTGAAACTTTTGAAGAGGTGTTACAAAAAACAAGGCGAAAACACCAGAATGCATTATGCAAGATTTGCAGCAAGTCTTTCAGGAACAATGGAAACTTGCGGAAACACATGTTAGTACATCAAAATGAGAGACCTTTCTGCTGTAGTTCATGTCAGAGTCGTTTTAAAACGAAATCCAGCTTGAAAGAACATGAGAGACTTCATACAGGTGATTATCGCTACAGCTGCCCGAGATGTGGAAGGGGTTTTTCACGATCAAATCATGTCAGAAAGCATCTCAAGGCAGCTTATTGTGATAAGCCTTAA